The genomic region ACTATTCGCCTCTTTTTATGTTGATACAAAAGATTATAAGGAATTAATCGCTGAGTTCAAATTAAATGATCAATTGAATCAGTATGTTGAAAAACTAAGCGGTGGACAGCGCCAAAGGTTATCGATTATATTAGCACTGCTTCATAATCCTGAAGTAGTTTTCTTGGATGAACTAACAACAGGACTTGACCCAAGGTCGCGAAGAGATATGTGGGACTATATTTTACATCTTAAAGAAAAAGGTGTCACGGTAGTAATGACTACCCACTTTATGGATGAAGCAGAATATTTATGTGATCGATTAGCCATTTTTAATAAAGGAAGGTTAGTAGAACTTGATACAGTTCCAAACCTAATAAAAAAACTTGACTATAAAGAGAAAATAAGCTTTATGGTAAAAGGAGATTTTGATGAATCAATTCTAAATAACGTACATGTTTTAAAGGTTAGAAAACGAAAGGTAGAGTACATTTTATATGGAACAAAAGGTCTAAGTGATTTTATAAAAGATGTTCTTGATAAAAATCAGACGAAATACTTTAACTTAAAAGTAACTCAACCGAACATAGAAGATGTTTTTTTTGAGTTTACAGATCGAGAGGTCAACTACTAATGAAAATATCTAGGTTATTTTTGCTAATAAAATATGAATTTAAATTGTACTTTAGAGAATTTATGGCGTTCTTCTTTACCTTAATTTTTCCTATCATGATTTTCTTATTATTTGGGACTGTTTACGCGGATTCAATTGATCCATTTTGGAGCAATGAAATAAGTGAGGATGTACGTTATATTGATACATTTACACCTAACCTCATGTTTTTAGTGATATTAACATCAGGAATCATGTCACTTCCGATTGGAATTGCTGAATACAGAGAACATAAAATTCTAAAGCGGTATAGAGCGACACCGATATCGCCACTATACTTACTAGGAGCTAAGGCTCTTATGTTAATGTCGCTTGTTATCATTGGTGGTGGTCTTGTTTTTTTGCTAGGTCAGTTTCTATACAACGTTCAAATAATAGGCTCATTTATACCAATTATGGGATCACTAATAATAGCCATGATTGCAATCTATTCATTAGGATTGTTAATGGCTAGCTTAGTGAGCAGTGCACGCTCTGCAAATGCAGCAGCTAATTTAATCTATTTTCCGTTTATGTTTTTATCAGGGACATTATTTCCTCTTAGTATGTTACCTGATGCTGTAAGAGCCGCAACGAATATAGTTCCTGCTAAGCATGCTGTTACACTCCTTCAAGCTGCCTGGGTTGGAGAATCACTTTCGAATTATATATTGGAAATTGTAGTATTAATTATGATTACTATTGTATCAATCTTTATAACAATCGTAACCTTTAAGTGGGAGAGTTAGTATCATTAATATCTTAACCCTAGATGAAAGTAATTAGGGTTATTTAAATTTAAAGTGAGAAAAGAGGAGAAATTGAAATGTGTATTGAAATTATAGAAGTTAAAAAGAAAAATTACTCAGAATTTATGGATATGATAAACTGGAGACAATCAGGAGTAAGAGCTAAAGAACTACGAAAAGAAGATAAGTTAAATCCTTATTCAATACAACAATTAAGTTATGGAGACTGTTTAACTAGTAATCATTT from Haloplasma contractile SSD-17B harbors:
- a CDS encoding ABC transporter ATP-binding protein, producing the protein MIEVKNLTVKYGDKMAVDDISFSVNKNEIFGIIGENGAGKTTITECIEGIRTFNKGTITIKGMDPVKQKKEIQHIIGVQLQETTYPKRIKVKELCELFASFYVDTKDYKELIAEFKLNDQLNQYVEKLSGGQRQRLSIILALLHNPEVVFLDELTTGLDPRSRRDMWDYILHLKEKGVTVVMTTHFMDEAEYLCDRLAIFNKGRLVELDTVPNLIKKLDYKEKISFMVKGDFDESILNNVHVLKVRKRKVEYILYGTKGLSDFIKDVLDKNQTKYFNLKVTQPNIEDVFFEFTDREVNY
- a CDS encoding ABC transporter permease: MKISRLFLLIKYEFKLYFREFMAFFFTLIFPIMIFLLFGTVYADSIDPFWSNEISEDVRYIDTFTPNLMFLVILTSGIMSLPIGIAEYREHKILKRYRATPISPLYLLGAKALMLMSLVIIGGGLVFLLGQFLYNVQIIGSFIPIMGSLIIAMIAIYSLGLLMASLVSSARSANAAANLIYFPFMFLSGTLFPLSMLPDAVRAATNIVPAKHAVTLLQAAWVGESLSNYILEIVVLIMITIVSIFITIVTFKWES